In Symmachiella dynata, the following are encoded in one genomic region:
- a CDS encoding DUF1553 domain-containing protein — translation MRHCPLRNSLLLLGVVTALHVSTAACPAAEALPERVDFNRDIRPVLSDICFHCHGPDEEQRQADFRLDQQESAFADLGDHLAIAPGKPSESELYLRITAEDADERMPPVDSGRQLTARQIALIKKWIEQGAEWQTHWSFAPIRRPALPAVQNENWVRNPIDAFVLAKLEAQGLPPSPPADKSRLIRRMTLDLTGLPPTIAEVDAFLADDSPGAYEKVVDRLLASPRYGERMATHWLDAARYADTNGYQTDGDRSMWRWRDWVIEAYNNNMPFDQFTIEQLAGDLLPEPTLEQRIATAFNRNHRGNGEGGVIEEEYAVEYVVDRVETTGTVWLGLTIGCARCHDHKYDPISQREFYQLFSFFNNVPERGKAVKNGNSPPMMKAPTREQRSQLAEVEERLSVAETTFTRLQPAIEQAERDWESTFDWNLAKDWALDRALTAHFPFNGTVENTLAKKPAEEQTGDTEAPQESVFGAGQLGEAAVFDASRPLPVGDVGDFSYLDKFSVTAWISPRNVERGAIVCKMQADEYSDGYEFCLHDGKLQVNLVKRWLDDAIRVETRESLLPGQWYHVALTYDGSRTAAGVKISINGRTAALKINLDELNQDFKNDRPLLIGGGGDPRHFEGLIDDVRIYNTQLTAKEIDLLATPDRLHDIAAIQPAQRTQRQLNKLRAYFIREQAPAPQQEAFQELVTVREERDRLVESFPTVMVMQEMHPPRQAHVLLRGEYDKLGDAVQPGVPASLPPFPGGQPNNRLGLARWLISADNPLTARVTVNRYWQNYFGAGLVKTAEDFGSQGEQPSHPQLLDWLAAEFIESCWDIKALQKTIVMSAAYQQSSKVTRELWERDPENRQLARGPRQRLSAETIRDQALAAAGLLVEQIGGPSVKPYQPAGLWEEVANTTYTPGTGGDLFRRSMYTFWKRTVAPPTMMAFDASSRETCIVRQSRTNTPLQALALLNATTFVEAARHLAQRAMLEGGDSSESRLTYAFRLATARQPTEAELKILTAGFTRHLAGYQADRTAAEELLKIGDSPRDTQLDTAELAAYSAVAGLILNLDEVVTKE, via the coding sequence ATGCGACATTGTCCGCTGCGGAATTCGTTATTGTTGCTCGGGGTGGTCACTGCTCTGCATGTGTCGACGGCTGCTTGTCCGGCGGCGGAGGCGTTGCCGGAGCGGGTTGATTTTAATCGTGATATTCGGCCGGTCTTGTCCGACATCTGTTTCCATTGCCACGGGCCGGATGAGGAGCAGCGGCAGGCGGATTTTCGGTTGGATCAACAGGAGTCGGCGTTTGCGGACCTGGGCGATCATTTGGCGATTGCACCGGGGAAACCCAGCGAGAGCGAACTTTATCTTCGCATCACCGCCGAGGACGCTGACGAGCGGATGCCGCCGGTTGATTCGGGGCGGCAATTGACCGCGCGGCAGATTGCGCTGATTAAAAAATGGATCGAACAAGGGGCGGAATGGCAGACGCACTGGTCGTTCGCACCGATTCGTCGCCCGGCTTTACCAGCGGTTCAGAATGAAAACTGGGTCCGTAATCCGATCGATGCGTTTGTGTTGGCAAAGCTGGAAGCGCAAGGCTTGCCCCCTTCGCCGCCGGCGGACAAATCGCGGTTGATTCGCCGCATGACTTTGGACCTGACCGGCCTACCTCCCACGATTGCGGAAGTCGATGCGTTTCTGGCCGATGATTCGCCCGGTGCCTACGAGAAAGTGGTCGACCGGTTGTTAGCATCGCCGCGGTATGGCGAACGGATGGCGACGCACTGGTTGGATGCGGCGCGGTATGCCGACACCAATGGCTATCAAACTGACGGCGACCGTTCGATGTGGCGTTGGCGGGATTGGGTCATTGAAGCCTACAACAACAATATGCCGTTCGATCAATTCACGATCGAACAATTGGCGGGCGACCTGCTCCCCGAGCCAACGTTGGAGCAACGCATCGCCACGGCGTTCAATCGCAATCATCGCGGCAACGGCGAAGGGGGCGTGATTGAAGAGGAATACGCGGTTGAATATGTTGTCGACCGCGTGGAAACCACCGGCACCGTTTGGCTGGGACTGACCATTGGTTGCGCGCGGTGTCATGACCACAAGTACGATCCGATATCGCAACGAGAGTTTTATCAACTCTTTTCCTTTTTTAACAACGTCCCCGAGCGCGGCAAAGCGGTCAAAAACGGCAACTCGCCGCCGATGATGAAAGCGCCGACGCGCGAACAACGTAGTCAATTGGCCGAGGTTGAAGAACGCCTCTCCGTAGCTGAAACAACATTCACGAGACTCCAACCGGCGATCGAACAAGCGGAGCGTGACTGGGAATCGACGTTTGATTGGAACTTGGCAAAAGACTGGGCCCTGGACCGCGCGTTGACGGCGCATTTTCCATTCAATGGAACAGTCGAAAACACCCTGGCCAAAAAACCAGCGGAAGAACAAACCGGCGACACAGAGGCACCGCAAGAATCTGTTTTTGGCGCAGGGCAGCTTGGCGAGGCAGCGGTTTTTGATGCTTCACGTCCGCTACCTGTCGGGGATGTCGGCGATTTCAGCTACCTGGACAAGTTTTCGGTCACGGCTTGGATCTCTCCCCGCAATGTCGAACGGGGAGCGATTGTTTGTAAGATGCAAGCCGACGAGTATTCCGACGGTTACGAGTTTTGTCTGCATGACGGCAAACTGCAGGTCAATCTGGTCAAGCGTTGGTTGGATGATGCCATACGTGTCGAGACACGTGAATCGCTTCTGCCCGGACAGTGGTATCACGTGGCATTGACCTACGACGGTTCGCGGACCGCTGCCGGGGTCAAGATCTCTATCAACGGCCGCACTGCCGCGTTGAAGATCAATCTCGATGAGTTGAATCAAGACTTCAAAAACGACCGTCCGCTGCTGATCGGGGGCGGTGGGGACCCGCGGCATTTTGAAGGGTTGATTGATGATGTGCGAATTTACAATACGCAATTGACCGCTAAGGAAATCGATCTATTAGCAACGCCCGACAGGCTCCACGACATTGCAGCGATACAGCCCGCTCAACGGACGCAACGACAACTCAATAAGCTGCGCGCATACTTCATTCGTGAACAAGCCCCCGCTCCGCAGCAGGAAGCGTTTCAGGAATTGGTGACGGTGCGTGAAGAACGGGACCGGCTGGTTGAAAGTTTCCCCACCGTGATGGTGATGCAGGAGATGCATCCACCGCGGCAAGCGCATGTGTTATTGCGAGGTGAGTATGACAAGTTGGGCGACGCGGTCCAACCGGGTGTCCCGGCCAGCCTGCCCCCCTTCCCTGGCGGACAACCCAACAACCGTTTGGGACTGGCGCGGTGGCTGATCTCAGCCGACAATCCACTGACAGCTCGCGTGACGGTCAATCGGTATTGGCAAAACTATTTCGGTGCGGGATTGGTGAAAACGGCGGAGGATTTCGGCTCGCAGGGAGAACAGCCCAGCCACCCGCAACTATTAGACTGGCTGGCGGCCGAGTTCATCGAATCGTGTTGGGATATCAAAGCCCTGCAAAAGACGATCGTGATGAGCGCTGCCTATCAGCAGTCGTCGAAGGTAACCCGCGAGCTTTGGGAGCGTGATCCGGAAAACCGTCAACTGGCTCGCGGACCGCGACAACGTTTGTCGGCAGAGACGATTCGCGATCAGGCGTTGGCGGCTGCGGGATTGCTGGTCGAGCAAATCGGCGGGCCGTCAGTCAAACCGTATCAACCGGCCGGACTGTGGGAAGAAGTTGCCAATACCACCTACACTCCGGGAACAGGCGGCGATCTTTTTCGCCGCAGCATGTACACCTTCTGGAAACGAACCGTCGCCCCACCAACGATGATGGCCTTCGACGCTTCCAGCCGCGAAACGTGTATCGTACGGCAGTCGCGGACGAATACTCCATTGCAAGCGCTCGCGCTCTTGAATGCGACGACATTTGTGGAAGCGGCGCGCCATTTGGCGCAACGGGCGATGTTAGAAGGGGGCGATTCGAGCGAGTCGCGACTGACCTACGCCTTCCGCTTGGCCACCGCCCGCCAGCCTACTGAGGCAGAACTGAAGATCCTCACCGCTGGTTTCACCCGGCATTTGGCCGGTTATCAAGCAGACCGCACCGCGGCAGAGGAACTGTTAAAAATCGGCGATTCGCCGCGCGACACGCAACTCGACACGGCAGAATTGGCCGCCTACTCCGCTGTGGCGGGACTGATTTTGAATCTGGACGAAGTTGTGACCAAGGAATAG
- the gmd gene encoding GDP-mannose 4,6-dehydratase — MSENRCALITGITGQDGSYLAELLVSKGYEVHGLIRRSSTTTTGRIAHLMNAAPGPGSVELHYGDLSDSIGLNTLILDIEPDEIYNLAAQSHVRVSFDKPLYTMDITGVGALRILEVARQLARRKEVRVYQASSSEMFGAAPDVPQNECTTFRPQSPYACAKVYAYYQTINYREAYDLYACNGILFNHESPRRGEQFVTRKITRAVGRIMHGFQDKLFLGNLDAKRDWGYAKDYVEAMWLMLQQDEPDDFVIATGQSHSIRDCLEIAFDRVNLNWEDYVEIDPRFFRPTDVSFLQGDCSKARESLGWEPSTPFDELIRIMVDADCDLAARERALEDMNANTDPRK, encoded by the coding sequence ATGAGCGAAAATCGCTGCGCACTGATTACGGGGATCACCGGCCAGGACGGGTCCTATTTGGCCGAACTGCTGGTCTCCAAAGGATATGAGGTGCACGGGCTGATTCGACGCTCCAGTACCACGACCACGGGCCGCATCGCCCATCTGATGAACGCCGCTCCCGGACCGGGAAGTGTCGAATTGCACTACGGCGATCTCTCGGACAGTATCGGGTTGAACACCCTGATCCTCGATATCGAGCCAGACGAAATCTACAACTTGGCTGCGCAAAGCCACGTGCGCGTCTCTTTTGACAAACCGCTCTACACCATGGACATCACCGGCGTGGGAGCACTGCGTATCTTAGAAGTCGCCCGGCAACTCGCCCGTCGCAAAGAGGTCCGGGTCTATCAAGCTTCGTCCAGCGAAATGTTCGGGGCGGCTCCCGATGTTCCGCAAAACGAATGCACCACATTCCGCCCACAAAGCCCCTATGCCTGCGCCAAGGTCTACGCGTATTACCAGACCATCAATTACCGCGAAGCGTATGACCTGTATGCCTGCAACGGAATCTTATTCAACCACGAATCCCCCCGACGAGGCGAACAGTTCGTCACCCGCAAAATCACCCGCGCTGTCGGCCGGATCATGCATGGTTTTCAAGACAAGCTCTTCCTCGGCAACCTCGATGCCAAGCGGGATTGGGGTTATGCGAAGGATTACGTCGAAGCGATGTGGCTGATGCTGCAACAAGACGAGCCGGACGATTTTGTCATCGCCACCGGCCAGTCGCACAGCATTCGCGACTGCCTGGAAATTGCTTTCGATCGCGTGAATTTGAACTGGGAAGATTACGTCGAAATTGATCCACGCTTCTTCCGCCCCACCGACGTCTCTTTCTTGCAAGGAGATTGCAGCAAGGCCCGCGAATCGTTGGGCTGGGAACCGAGCACGCCGTTCGATGAATTGATCCGCATTATGGTCGACGCCGATTGCGACCTCGCCGCCCGCGAACGCGCCCTAGAAGACATGAACGCCAACACCGACCCCCGCAAATAG
- a CDS encoding DUF2062 domain-containing protein yields MSSSKSIPWWNSPRTLLRAILSLDDSAHSIAKGTAIGMFLGLTPTVGIQMVLVMLVSLFVRFNRKAALITVYISNPLTMIPIYWANYKVGTLFFKDTVTHEDFERLLTYHGFSEWLDAIHAVFIDVGMPLLFGSAIVATVGGVITYPVMRWLLRAVGKDKPHDVEKTADPVDAVEPTANNAVKVVERPVNVPPITKPAETAG; encoded by the coding sequence ATGTCCTCTTCTAAGTCAATCCCCTGGTGGAATAGCCCGCGAACGCTGTTGCGGGCGATTTTGTCGTTGGATGACAGTGCGCATTCCATCGCCAAAGGGACAGCGATCGGCATGTTTTTAGGGCTGACTCCCACGGTCGGCATCCAAATGGTGTTGGTGATGCTGGTCAGCTTGTTCGTGCGGTTCAACCGCAAAGCGGCTTTGATCACGGTCTACATTTCCAATCCTCTGACGATGATTCCCATCTATTGGGCCAACTATAAAGTGGGGACGCTGTTCTTTAAGGACACGGTCACCCACGAGGACTTCGAGCGGTTGTTGACCTATCATGGTTTCAGCGAATGGCTGGATGCGATTCATGCGGTCTTTATTGACGTCGGTATGCCGTTGTTATTTGGCTCGGCGATCGTGGCCACCGTGGGCGGAGTCATCACATATCCCGTCATGCGGTGGTTGCTGCGCGCCGTTGGCAAGGACAAACCGCACGACGTGGAGAAAACGGCAGATCCTGTGGATGCCGTGGAACCGACCGCAAATAATGCGGTGAAAGTCGTTGAACGTCCGGTCAATGTGCCCCCAATAACCAAGCCGGCCGAGACCGCTGGGTAA
- a CDS encoding carbohydrate kinase family protein: MTEYRYDCLCVGIVVADHACTPITSLPAAGHLQMADRLQLSTGGCAANVAVDLAKLGLRVAIVGRVGDDVFGGFVSESLTAAGVETQYLMETPNTETSGTLIVNVAGEDRRFVHAFGANAVFDGTEVTDELLASAPILYLGGYLLMPGLTAEAVADLFRRAQAAGVKTVLDVAIAPAAELWERIAAVLPHTDLFFPNEDEARLMTGLENARDQAERFRSAGARTVVITRGETGTVLAGDGELIEGGVFPVSFVDGTGSGDAFDAGFVLGMLEGRSNAECLRLGSALGASCVRQIGATAGVFTRPELDAFLREHELPLD; encoded by the coding sequence ATGACCGAATACCGATATGACTGTCTTTGCGTTGGAATTGTCGTCGCTGACCATGCCTGCACGCCGATCACGTCGCTGCCTGCGGCGGGTCATCTGCAAATGGCTGACCGGCTGCAACTTTCAACCGGAGGCTGCGCCGCCAATGTGGCGGTTGACTTGGCCAAACTGGGCCTGCGGGTCGCCATCGTGGGACGTGTCGGCGACGATGTCTTCGGAGGTTTTGTTTCCGAATCACTCACCGCTGCCGGCGTCGAGACGCAGTATCTGATGGAAACGCCCAATACGGAGACCAGCGGCACGCTGATTGTGAACGTGGCTGGTGAGGACCGCCGTTTTGTGCATGCCTTCGGCGCCAATGCGGTCTTCGACGGAACCGAAGTGACCGATGAACTGTTGGCCTCCGCGCCGATTCTGTATCTCGGTGGATATTTGCTGATGCCCGGATTGACCGCCGAGGCTGTAGCGGATTTGTTTCGTCGCGCTCAAGCGGCGGGGGTGAAAACCGTCTTGGACGTCGCGATTGCCCCCGCGGCAGAACTCTGGGAGCGGATCGCCGCCGTCTTGCCGCACACAGATCTATTTTTCCCCAACGAAGACGAAGCGCGGTTGATGACCGGTTTAGAAAATGCGCGGGATCAAGCCGAGCGATTTCGTTCTGCGGGCGCACGGACGGTTGTCATTACCCGTGGCGAGACAGGGACCGTTTTAGCCGGCGATGGCGAACTGATCGAAGGGGGCGTGTTTCCGGTGTCGTTTGTCGACGGGACTGGCAGCGGCGACGCCTTTGATGCGGGATTCGTGTTGGGCATGCTCGAGGGACGTTCCAACGCCGAGTGTTTGCGGCTGGGCAGCGCACTGGGTGCCAGTTGCGTCCGCCAAATCGGCGCCACGGCAGGCGTCTTCACGCGTCCGGAGTTGGATGCGTTTTTACGCGAGCACGAATTGCCGCTCGATTGA